Proteins found in one Leptospira wolbachii serovar Codice str. CDC genomic segment:
- a CDS encoding tetratricopeptide repeat protein, with protein sequence MRNKQKMRNKDTKFQIYLTKTFITIILFALVFCKNDEREVEALKLKQLFDEGNYIEVIKYSEILMKKYPSSKSGYLIMISVAYQQLGNLEMTKFYIKKAIELDNSQGENYANLGVIYFNEKNYKDSLPYLLEGLEKGGYKDPCALVYAIGLCYSELKDVNNAAGAFLSFLSRCENESRFIEQIKIANMYLFANKEKIEIR encoded by the coding sequence ATGAGAAATAAGCAAAAAATGAGAAATAAGGATACTAAATTTCAAATATATTTAACAAAAACATTTATAACTATTATTTTATTTGCATTAGTGTTTTGCAAAAATGATGAGCGCGAAGTTGAAGCATTGAAACTAAAACAACTTTTTGATGAGGGTAATTATATTGAAGTAATAAAATACTCTGAAATTTTGATGAAAAAATACCCCTCTTCAAAGAGCGGGTATTTAATAATGATTTCTGTTGCTTATCAACAGTTAGGTAATTTAGAAATGACAAAATTTTATATAAAAAAGGCAATTGAGCTTGATAACTCTCAAGGCGAAAACTATGCTAATTTGGGTGTAATATATTTTAATGAAAAAAACTATAAAGACTCACTACCATATTTACTCGAGGGCCTTGAGAAGGGTGGTTATAAGGACCCTTGTGCTTTAGTTTATGCTATTGGGTTATGCTATTCTGAATTAAAAGACGTAAATAATGCGGCTGGCGCCTTTCTCTCATTCCTTTCCAGATGTGAAAATGAGTCTAGATTTATTGAGCAAATAAAAATTGCTAATATGTATTTATTCGCAAACAAAGAGAAAATTGAGATTCGATAG